From the genome of Toxoplasma gondii ME49 chromosome XII, whole genome shotgun sequence:
TGTTATAGCCAAGCTTTTTGCCGATGTGAAACAACTTAACACCTGGCAAGCTTTCGTGAGTGTTTAGATCTCGGACCTGGACACAGGAGTGAGTTGACACATGACAGCAGCGACGACATGGACTGTCAAACTCACACCTGTCGAGCTGTAATCACGTTTATAAGGGAGTACCCATGATCTACAACAcgacacaggagagaagagctaTGCTGGTCAATTTGTCGCAGTTCCATCTTCATTAAATGAACAAACACCTCTACGCAGACAGAAGCATGTGCTTATATACAGGCAGAAGCACAACGGCTGGTACGCTGCCGAATGCATCGTGCGACACGGCATCCTCTCTAACCTGAAGAATGAAAGGGTGTACTCCGTAGTCTTTATCGTGGATTCGAAGACGGGCCATGCATACGCAGTGCGTACACGATTTCGCCAGTCCGCCAGGCCACCATTTCGTCGACTGGAGGGAGGGAGTATTAAGAACCCACTCATCAGTCTTGTCATCGAAATCTGCAGTCGTTTCTAAACCCGAAACGTTCGAACCGTGAGCCAGCTCAGTCTGACAGTAGGTGCCAATAATCCGGAAATCCTCGGCTAGAGGAACCCAGTAACGTGCCTGAGAAAAACCATGAAAGCTAAATTTGGACCTGTTTAGGTAGCGGTCCTCATGTAGAGATGCAGCCGGAAGACACCACGAAAAAGGCATGGAAATTCCACTGCATGGCCAGCATTCCATTTATGGTCGATGATGCCGCTGAATCTGAATGTTTACTGCCATATTTCCTTAGCATCTGGTTCGTTTGCCATGAACCCCCAGCgccagaagcagcgactcCGCGAGGAAGTCACGAACGTGTCGGAGCTATCATGCATTCAAGCAGAATGTATCTATGAATCCTTCTCTACATGCTGTTGTGTTCCTTGATGCATGCGAGATGGACTTCTGTAGTTACGCGTGAAGTAGACTAGACACGATTTAGATGCAACGACAATCGCCAAGCGCTCACAATAGAAATACCTGCGCATACGAGTAGCATCCTCATTCCATTAATGACTTCGGCAAAATATGTGAATGCCAAGTATAACTGAGACACTGCCTTGACTCATTGTTCCTGGTTCATACAGTTCACACCGTAGAAACACATTTGTGCCAGGGAGGTCTCGGTCGCTGTCGCCACGCGTGATCTTTACAACAAATCAGTCATACAGTCATGTCGTATCAACGGCAGGTAATCGACTTCGTTAGCACTGAAGCGACCTGCGACATTCCTTATGTGTGATGCCATACGTGTCTGTCGCCCTCGGGCAGTTCCAGTGTTCTCTGTACATGAGTGTCCCAGCATGCTCACGGCACATTGCCTAAACCATACACCTACTCTTGCGAATTACGAATCTAAGAGCTTCTATAGTCGAATACACTGCCGCCGTATTTATAGATACAGAATATCATATACGTACGCATATCCGTAGATTAGCGAACAAGGAGAATGATCCGAAGTGTCCGTTTCCTGTACAAGTTACACATGTTTACGAATAGAACGTCTGCTCGTCATCCAGTGGCGCCCTCACCTGTTCTTCATCGCACATGTTCTTTAGCGTTGGAAGGAACATTGTCAGATGAAGCATCACAAACATATCTTCCCCGGCAAGGATTTGTAGAGGACCAATAGCGTCATCACGGTCGATTAACTCCAGCTGTCGAATCACCTTAACAACCTCCTCCGCCAACCAACAGCCCCGGACGTACTGTTGAGTGGTTCCATCTGCTGACCACAAGTATCTCAGGTCAAAGGCTGGATTTCGGGCAAGGGCTAAGCGGAGCTTCGTAAGGACCGCAAAACCTTCTCGGCCATACAGTGCGTAAGTGAAATCCGGAATTCTGAATGAacatctttttctctcgtaCTCCAAATCCGGATGCACTACGGACCCGTCGAACTCTGTTGTTGCCGTCTCACTCATCGTTGCATACAGGAATGTAAAAAGGCATACAAAATGAACCCTCAATGGTAGAAATCAAtttctgcctcgcctgcGACGACCGGGTATGTTGTTGCCTCCACAGATTCTCTCTTATTACGGATCGCGAAGCGATGCATCAGAACAAGGCGTCAACACCTTCCAGGTCTCCGCTCAACAAACGATCCTAGTGAAGGGAGCGACGTCCGCAGCCCTCGAAATGTAATGAATACCAGAATTCGAGCCTGGTGGTGTGTAGCAGCCGTGTATTTCTCACGGGCATAGGAGAAAGACTGACAGAAAAGAATAAAGCGTTGGCCAAAAAGTGTACTTCCAAGACCACTGAACTGGATTAACACCATCAGATTTCAGCCGGTACGAACTGTCTTTAAAAGAATAATTCGTCCTGCTGTCTAGATTTGGAAATAACAAATCGCGTTTTTCACGAACCCGCAAAGACAAAATTCGAAACAATCTTTCTGAAAAGTTGAGAGCACTTGCTTTGGGGAGGAGAGCAGGTGCACTATATTTGGTACCAAGATCAGCACGATTTACGTTTCCTGGTTTTACATGAAGCGTTCCTCAAACACATCACATGGCTATGGACAACGCAAATACAAAAAAGCGGAAAACCTGTAGAACCCGTAACTGACATGCACCGTTGAGGTATTTGTCGAACCGTTCTGCTAGCTGCAGGAAATTCCACGTGGAGTTCAGCTTAACAGCCTTATGTGGATTTAAGGTGCTCGCGTTTCCGGCAGAGCCAAAAAGCATCGTCACGTCTCTACAGAAGACGGCGGCCACGTAGGGCCGCTTCGTGGGGTTTGATATTGCTGCTAGTAAACACGTCGGACAACGAAACAGCTGGGGTGTGTCAATTGACCAGTTGAGACGCAATTGCTCAAGGGCACGGGTGTAGGAATAAACTCGGCCAAAGTTGGTGAACTGGGAGAGTCGAAGtaccttttctttccttctgttaTGCACAAAGAGAAATGCGAACCTTCTGAGGGGCACGATTCACCGTGAGGCCCAAGATATCGACGATTTCTCAGACAAAGGATAGCGTGAAAAACGAATTCTTTCTAGCTACACATTGATGAGGACACACTTGGAGTGTGCTGGCAGAAGAAACGTGCTCAGTTTTTGTGATTAGGATTCATCAGGAATACGGTCTGCACTCCAGATGGTGGATCAACCATGAAATGATAAACTTTTTAATGCGCTGGAGCATCTTCCTGGCACAAAAATATTGAGTTTGGTGGTACTGCGAACCGCTGTACTTCCACATGAATAATTGGTCTCAATACACTATCACTGAAGACGCCTCTGATGACATTTTGGGTTGGTGCTTGCCGTTTCAGGCAAGTGCTCATGGGATTCGAGCGATTATTCGTATCCTGCATTATCTTGGAAAAGCAGCTTGCGGCGGGTTCGTGAAAGCGGCAGGCAAGCGTTTGCCTTCGTGCCGAGCGCAATTGGGATAGCTAAAATCTAAAGTGCTCTTTAAGCAAACGTGTTAAAGACCGATTCTCCACCTAAATGTCTGGATTTACGCAGACGGTCATGACTGAAGGTTAAGGTACTGCCACTGACTGTTTAACGTGCAGGAGATTCGTCACAACAGTTCAGGCGTGTTTTCGCACTGAGCTCTGTCATTGCAGGTGCTGCACACCTTGTCTGCAGTCCTGCCGAGACTCGATCAATAATGTGACTCTTGTTTGTAGGGCATTGGATCCTCGACGCTGACTCCGTAGAAAAGTCTTCGAGACCGTTTACGCCCGTCATAATTCAAAACTCGCTTTTGCATCTCAATAGTGTGTCGTATTCCTATACATAGAAGTTTGGACGCGGCGTAATTCCGTCAAGCATATGTTGAAGAAACGAGCTCGCCGCGAGGCGTACAGTATCATGAAATGAAGTGTATTCCTAAACCTGTAACCCGTCgaactggagagagcgacaactAGACTATCCGACTAATGACAACGCAAGGCGTCGGGGAAAAGCCAAGAATTTGAATATCGCTGCGAATCAAAACAGTTAGGGTCAAATTATGTATTCTTCTTTTGCTATTAGTCTACAAGCCGCCCAAACCCATTCCATGTCTGGAAAAGTTGTGCGTATTTACTGAAGCGTCGCCGGACCGTCACCCAGGCGTTTTCTTGCTCCGGTTCCGTAAAGCAAGTGGACTCAGCAGATTCCAGATGCCAGTGCTCCGCCCAGATTCTGTCTAAAACGCTGAAGTATCCTGAAACCCCCTTCAAGTATGCGCCTCACCGaacctgttttttctttcattTAGCTCTTCAGTTTCAACTGGTAGAAGAGGTGCGCCCCTTAACATCCTCTCGACTCGCCTGTAGTTCCCGTCCCCTATGCGATTGAATGATTTTGGCGATTTAGTTGCGTGTTGAACAGGTCACCGCAAGACAAACCTGCGTGTGTTTCACTGCTTTCAAACAAACGTAGACACAGCGGTAAAACGTGACAGCGGCAACAAACGGGGGTAAACGTGTATTGGGCCCTTTCTACGATCAGAAGTATGACACTACACTTGCGAAAGGcaaacatgaagaaggcgccgATTTGCACGCAGTGTTTCACCAGGACAGTCTCTTGCAGCTGAGGACCGTTGTACGTCTCTCCCCTGAAGGTGTTGCCCAGCAATGCGAACAGGGTGAAGGGTTGAAGCTCGCGTTTGCAGAAAGAATGCAAGCATCCGCCtgtaaatgcatatatgccGATGACGGGGAGTCGCTTGCCACAACAAAAATTTTGCCCAGACGTACGTGCTCGATCAGCACTAACAATGCAAAACAGGAGAAATTCGATGATGGGGTGCACTACCGCTTGTGCTTGGCATAGGGGGGATGTGCAGCGTCTTACAGAAGAATGCGTCGGCATGCTCCGACGCTATCATGAACACTTTTGAAGCCGGACAATTCCCTGCTAAGCGAGGGACTGCATACGCATTCTCACAGGCACTTTGTTACATGCAGCAGCTACCTAGAGACGATCTACGGAGTCGTTTGCTTTCGTGCCCGAGCAGATCCAACTTCAAGCCTCGTGGTAAATGCACGTGGCTGAACACTGTGGAGACTCGCCCACACAtattctcttttctgttgttttcCGGTGTCTTCGGAATTTCCTGCACGGGCAGCGTGTTTTGCGGCGACTAACCCCGCTGCCTGCTACGGAAACGGGTGTTTCATATGCGCTTACTCTAGAGCCTCCGGACACAACGGGGTACCTAAGCTTTGACAGACACTATCTGAAGTTAAATGCTGAGGCTAACCAATTGTGACCTCGCCACTTTATAGAACACTGCGGTACCGTCCAGAAGCCGACTGCAAACTAAGTGCATTTCGCCCGTCTTGGACCCTCTCCCAGGCCTGCGAAAGTGAGACCGATCACACCCCCTTTTCGCAGGAgcacgagacagaaagccaAGGCGGATACTCCTCCCCCAACACAGAACCTCATCGGAAAACAGGTTAGAAGCCCACGGCAACGAGACTGTCGAGACCCGCCTTTGGTGTCGCGACTTCCACCCTCGATCTTTTCCGCGAATTCGTGTGGAGGCCTGCGCTTTTCGGGGGCAACCGGGGTTTCCCGAATTCCTTTGAGAACTAAAGTGACTCGCGCGCAAGGATGAAACAGGCCATCTCGTTCTGAAAAGCAAAGCGAAAATGAGATGCAGCCGCCAGCGCGCCGCGCTCAATCGCAGGACGGTGTGCTTCCTCTCACACAGTTTGCTCTCATGCATGCGTTTACCTCGTCGGGAACGGGCTATTGTCTCTTGAGATGGCGCTGCGTGGACTTGGCCGTGACCTATTGCTCGGCCAGACAATAAAAAAAGCTACACATGCGTCAATGCTTTATTGATGAGGATTTTCGACTGTCGTTACGGTTTCTAGCCACTACTTCTACCGTGTTTTTTCGACGTCATTGTCACACCATGGCAGCGAGTGGACACCCGATCCCGGAACTCGGAGAGTTCATCATTGCAAACAAGGAGAAGCTTCGCAATACTGGACAGGAGTCAGAGATGAACAGGTGAATGCACGTAGAAGATTAGCTGGGAATTCTATTTTTACATTCCGGTCGCAGTCTCTGGTGTCTCATGCGGCTGACCTCTTGCCCGACTGTGCAAAAAGACGAGGGGGTGGGGCGTCCCGGTTCAGAGAAATCCCGTCGGTATTGCTGTTTGGTGTTTCATGTGCAGGCACCGTGCCTGCATTCGAAATAGTGaagctttctctgtcttAATGTTTCACTCCTTTCAGTCGAGAAGGCATAGCAATGGTTTAGGTGGCAGAACAGGTCTTTGCTGTCTCCAATGTTTCGACGCCGTCTCCAGTTTGCACTTTGTCTCTGATTCAGACAcagtccagagagagagagtcgtgCAGAGAAACGTGAACGCCCTGACTACTCTGTTTGGTGCAGGAGCTCCAGACTTTTGGCGAAAGTTTCTGTGTTTTGGCCGCCGCCGCGGAAATGTGTCTGCGATGACGTGCAAGCTGTCCCGGCTACGAGCAAGTCTTGCATCCGGTGTATCACGGTGCGCCCATGTTCAGCTGTGCATTCGGCGTCTGCTCTGTGTGACCCACAGGCTCTTGACTGCGATTAAGCTCGCAGCAAAAGTCGTGAATCGAGAGATCAACAAGGCGGGTCTTGCCGATATCTTGGGTGCAGCCGGGAACCAGAACGTGCAGGGCGAGGAACAGCAGAAGCTGGACGTTTTCGCCAACCACAAGTTCATCCAGGTAGACAAAATGCCACCGAAAGTTTTGTGACCCGTACTTGCTTGTGGCACTTTTCTCACACCTAGAGAAAAAGCCAGTTTTTGCCGAATATGCATACCCAGCACCAAAGGCCCGCCCCTCAGTTCATAAAGCTTCCGCGAAACTTCAGCCACATTACTTGACtggcagagacgagacgatTCTTGACGGGTCGCAGTGGAGTTCTGAAGTCATTTCTTGCAAAGAAAGTAGCAACCGCGTGTCCATTTTCTAGAAATTTGTCGCAATGGCTCAAGTACATGGGAACTGTAGAATCTCCTCTTGGCAGAAGTAGCAGCACAGAGTAGGTAGATGGCGTGTAACATGAACTCGATTCGTTTCAGTTCGAGAAGCGTCACGTGCGGCATCAGTTGAGCAGGTTCCGTGTCGGTTATTTTGGATCACTTCTGCAAATTGTGTTGTTCCGTCGCTGTAGGCTCTCGTCAACCGCGAAGTCGTGTGCGGTATTTGCACCGAGGAAGATGATGACTTTATCGAGGTCAACAGGGATGCACACTTCGTGATGCTGATGGACCCTCTTGATGGTAAGAGAACTTGTAGCATATTGAGGTCCTTCTTCATGCGGACAGCCCTTAACCTTTTCGTCGCAAGTTTGCATGACCTCTAGAGGATCGCCACACTTTCTTTCTCGTAAAAAGAATGGTATATGTATCGTTGACGACTCATCCTAGACGGCGAGACTCGAACTGGTGGCGGTCGACTTCTTCCAGGCGTCTTTATCACGATTATAGGTTCTGACAGATGCGCTGTAGTCGcgtgttctctctgtccgaTCCCCGGCTGGTGAAGGGTATTCTCGTTTTCATCTGTTCTCTTGTGAGTGAATTCCTCCCGTGGAGTACCACTTCCCCGACGTTGTTTTCAGGCTCCTCAAACATCGACGTCAATGTCTCCGTGGGAACCATCTTCTCCATCTACCAGCGCGTGTCACCTCTGGGCTCTCCTCCCGAGCTGCGCGATTTCTTGCAGCCGGGAAATGCACAAATTGCCGCCGGTTATGTCCTCTACGGATCCTCTACGATGCTGGTAAGCGGACCGAGGAAGCATTGGTTGTGCAAGGTAGCGCCAGGGCAGGTCTGCAGCTGAAATCGGTGGTTTGTGGGGGAACGAAGCGGAAATGCGCGGAGAGTAAGGTTACCGAGGGGGAATAGGACGTCCAGGAGATTTTGCGATCATACCCTACGCGACGACAGCAGACACGGCGAGAGCGCAGAGGGCTTCAGTTGCGACAAGCGCTGAAAGCCTGCCGGGGTGTGTTGGTGCTGTGCACAGGTTATGACGACAGGTGACGGCGTGAACGGATTCACATTGGATCCTTCTCTCGGCACATTTTTCCTTTCCCACAGAGGCATGAGATTCCCGGTAGGAGCCAGAAGCGGGTACAGGCCCCCATTGCCATCTGTGTATAAATACTGCGTTTGTAGTGGTGGCTTTGGAGCGATCTTCGCGCGTTTGATTTTTTTTCCTGAGCTCAAGGCGGCTAGCGGGCACAGTGTTTGCtctgaggcagagaagcgTTCCACGGCCGATGGCACTGAGAGCACTCAATGATGTAGTCTAAGGAGCAACTCTCGTTGAAGGGAGGTGACCCATCCACGCATGCTGCACGCTCTATGCTGGCGGATCTGCCATTTCGTTAAAGAAAGAATTGCCGGTACGTTTTCCCCTATGAACGAGTCCTGTGATCTGGGACTGCACAGCTTTTGTTGGGCCACAGCTTGTGATAGAGTCCTTATCTACGGGATTTGGTGATGCGTGGGTTCGTGCGCTGGTTCTCCAGGAGAAAGCGCGTATCTACAGTGTGAACGAAGGCAACTACAAGGCGTTCCCGGACGGTGTAAAGAAGTTCCTCGAGGAATGCCATGACGACAAGGTAGGATATATTTACGGAGTCCGGTGGAAAGGGAGGCCATCAGCAAGCGCTTCTGCGGCCGGCAGGCGTTCGTGTTTCCGATTTTCGGAGAGAAATCTTACTGTACAAGTCATTGTACGTGtcagagacgcgaaactGATGTCAGAGTCCTAGGGTTGCAAGCATTTTGGTGACTGCTGGGTCGCGTACAAACAGCTGGTTTATCTCCAACATCGCATTAGGTTGCAATTATTGTGGTGGGTTATTATGTTTTATTTCGATATCTACATGAATACGCCTTTTCGGTTTGTTTTTGTTGTTGCAGACTGGACCGTTCTCACTGCGTTACATCGGCAGTCTGGTCTCAGATTTCCACCGGAACCTGCTGCAGGGAGGAATATACATGTACCCACCAACCAAGAAAGGTACGGTTTTGAGCAGGTATCTGAAAGCTGGAATGGACATGAGGAGCTTCGGCTGTACCACGGCGTCAAGGTGGCTTTGTTTGTTACTATTATCACAAATGCTTGAAAGCAGACGAATCTCAAGGCAGTGCCATTCCTGTGAGTAGTGAGAATGTTTGCGCGTTCGACTACGGTGGATTCTCGCGAAAAGGGGAAGGGAGTAATTATGCCGGTTGACACCAACAGAGCCATAAACACACGTGACGTGGTTTGCTTCGTAACAGATCCGTTTATAGCGCGTTCGGTGGCTTGTTGACACCGTGGAAGACGGGCGTAGTTACCAAGTCACCGGCATCGCAAACACTAGGCTGGACCTTGATGGCATTTTGGATATTTGCTCACCACAATTTTGTGTGTGTCATTCGTCTGTTGTCTTCAGATAAGAAGGGCAAATTGCGACTGTTGTACGAGGCAAACCCTATGGCGTTCCTTGCTGAACAGGCGGgggggaaggcgacagacgGGTTTGATCGCATCATGGATATCCAACCATCAGAGCTACATCAACGCGTTCCTCTAATGATCGGGACTGCGAGACTGGTAGACCGTGTCGATGCACTCATGGTCGAGCACAGTCCGGAGTgccgactgcatgcaaactgCCTCGTTGGCAAGAACAGTTCATAGAAAGGCTGTGTATCGAGGACAGGAGCCGCCTGAAAAGACAAAGATTAGTGGAGCAGCGGGATACCACCGAGAGACGCCTGAGCACAGGGGTAGCTTTGATGGCCAAGCTGGTTCTCACAGGATGGACGGGCGCCACCCGCTAGTTTATTTTGAGTCGGTTAGCAATTTGTTTTAGTAGTGGATGGCAAATGTGTTACCTTGTAGACTAGGAGAAAATCGCCCTCACGGTTTCTGCACAGAGGTTGCATCCTTCGTGACTTTCGCTTCGCAGGGGACGTTGTATACCGCCTCACGTATCAAGTCCTTTGTTTTCGCGGGCAACTCCCTGGAGTTGCTGTTTCTTACTGGTGCTGGGGGGCGGCGCCGGGTTCGCTTTGGTGTATGAATAGTATCGGTGGAGGAAACATCGCCTCTTATATGTGTGCGTGCATTTAAACCACCCGAAGCAACAGTTTTCTACAAACTAAGCGTACAGGCCCCCACCGTGTGGTCAACGCTTGCATTGATAGATTCCAACTCTAGTTTATGCCATATGTGAGCGTGAACGGGCTACATAGTGGTATAGTCGAACGCTCAAACACCTCCGGGAAATTTAAATTGACTGACGCGTAATAGTACTCCATCACTCTAAATTTTTATCTGATGCGGAGCAGCCAGTGTGTTTGCTGGTTGCGTTCCTAGGTAGTGGGAACGTAATTTCCGCTGCAGCTTGGGTCAATCTACCGCCCTGCAACAGGATATGTATGCCGTATGTACCTGAGCACCCGCCACCGAGTTCACTTCTTTGTTTCACCGAGAAAAAAGTAGTCCACTGACAGGGTTGTGGGGCGATGTTGCTGTTTAAACCCAGCCCGGCAACCAGGAAATGGGAGGGTCAATCTACTCACTGTCGGTCCGCGGTAGCGCATCTAACAAAACAGCATTCACCGGAGGGGAACGCTGAATATGTAACAAGTGCGAGAAGTGACGCACCCAGAAACACGAGGTGGCGCCTTGTACATTCGGGGTCATATGAACAGGAAGCTTCGCTTTGCCGTGGTACACGCGTGTACCACAGCAAAGTAAAGCATTCTCTGATGTAGGAAACTCCGGCAACAGACCACGTCCTCCGTTGTTGCTTAGTGAGGCATGCGTGTTTCATGAACGAGAATGGAACACAAATGCCCCCTGTCGTGCATGACGAAGCTATCTTTCACTCATctacgaagaaagagacaccacATTTATGGAGCACTTTCACAAGCCCTCATGTTTTTTCCACAGCGTATTGAACCTCACAAAATTCCCCAAACGTATTTCGAGTACTGCTAGGTACTGGCCAGGAAACGACGAGTGGTTGCTGCATTCGGCGAGTATTTGTGACACGACGAGAACACCAATGAAGCATCATGCGCTATGTACCGCTGGACGTCGTCTAAACGGGAAGACGTCGCACACACTACCCCACAGAAAAACCAAGAGGGTCGCGTCGGCGGACATTGATGTCGTTGCTTATCCACTCGCCACTTTGTTGTGGATATCATATCAGGAGGTGCATCTCTGACCGGggtgaaaggaaaagaaaaagtaTGCACGGTCCTCAACAGCCGCTCTGTGATCTCGAAACGGAGTAGTTGCTATGCGCCTTGCCACAATCACGTGCCTCTTTGGTACTTGCCGCTCGCAGACACCAGTGTCGATATGGTACTTTGGATCTTCTGTATCACACAAAATCTATTTCAAAACCAAGAACTCGGTTCGCTTCGCTCTGAACACGGCAAGATTCACCTAAAGTGAGTCGATGTTGGCTTTGGCAATCCCCCAAGAGCGTGTGGATGACACTCCAAAAAACATTCCCCCATGAGCTTGCGCCGCAGCACAATCTACTTTGCGTTTTCATGTGCCCTTTTATTGCAGATGCTAATCGCACCACACATTTTAAGAACAGACAATGCAGTTACAAAGTGTTTAGCCACAGCGCTCCCTCGGCTTCAAAGTAGTTCAGAAGACACTCCATCCTTGACAAGGCTGTGTACGGTTTTCCCCTTTAGGCCGTGTTCACCCTGTAGTATCAGCAGAAACACGACTTTCCTCCCATCAATCTTTCTTGTGCCCTGTGTCCCGCGTGTGTGATGGTGAGCCACGACCGCCGGTCGAATCCTCTGTCGGATGGTGAGGATACGCAGACCGTAATGATGGGGGCAAAAGACTAACACTACGTGGTGGTGGCACAGGAGGAGGTGATTCAGGCTTGGGAGTATTAAGGGTCGCGTAGATCGAAAAAACTGGTTGAGGTACTGAATGATGGGGACGAGCCGCACCGCTTCCGAGCGTGGTAGGGCTCGAATGTGACCCGTGCGACCCTGGAGGCGGTGGAAGTGGCGGGCGCGGGGGCCTCTGTGGAAACTGAAGCTCCGCGTACGTCACGGAAGTTTCCGTCTGTGGCTTTGGCGCACGTGGCCCCGACGGAGGGGAAGAACTCCGTAGCGGGAGCCGTGGAGGAACTGGCGGAGGCAAAGGTCCTGGGTGGGGGGAATGATGTCCTCGCCCTTTGTTACCTCCAGAGTCTGCGACACCTCGAACTCCACCACTGTCTGTTTTCACAAACGTTCCAAATATTGGTTCTTCCtcaggagacggagaaggcggccGTGCTGGTGGGCCGCCACCTTGAACACCTCGTTGCCGACCTCTGCGGCCACCGTGAGGCCCCGATCCGCCCTTGCCGCCAGCAGGATTTTGTGAACCCTGTTTCTGATCTGAGGCTGTCACGAAGGATACGCTGCTGATAGAGACCAGGGCAAATACGACACACAGGGAAAGGCGTTTGCCTCCACCCCGCGAACGCTggcgtgtctctgtcttcattGGGTTATATCCCTAAACACTTCCTGGTGAACAAGACAAGCGGTGAGACTCGAAACCGTTCGCTGCCGCGGCAGAACCAGTAGCACAACAAATGGGGCTCAACAAAAAGTGCACAACCAAGATAGCTGTTGCGTTACGGATCACCTTCCCTTGGGTGTTACAACCAACGGTTGCGCAGCTGTCAAAGAATATCGGTCACAAACGTAAGAAGTGACTGCTGGAACCTCCGTGCTGCCTAGTGGGCACTGAACCAACGGTGGTGGTGTCTGCTAGGGGCCGTCCCAGCTCGCCGAAATGTTTAAAGCGCGGTACCGCCCAGCTATTTGGGTGGCACCACTTTGCGACGCCAAGCTCCGCTGagctttgttttttttgaccATTCGGTTGGCGCAGTGCGGACACGTGAGACAACGTGAAAGGACGTCTTTTTCCGCTACAGCATTTGGTTCTCTTCGAAACACGTGACGAGGGGTGTGTGGTAACTAGGACGCTTCCTCAGTCTTAGGAGGGCTCTGCCTCACTATAGAAACGTCCAGGGAACGAAgacacgaagagacagctTTTCTTTCCGACTGATACCCAGCATGACCCATGCAGAACTTCTAGACACAGATAGACACACATTTTCTTTGCATGCCATCGCAGGCCTCAAACGTTGTTTTGCATCAAGCTGCATTAGGGGGTTGCCGCCACACCGAACTAATCACCGACAGAAGTGATGAGGACGAACGTCTATCTATCTTACGCTTACGCATCGGAGAACCCCAGCAAAACAAAGAAATAACTGGGTGAAATTAATGCTCATTCCCGCCACTCGTCGGTTCTTAGTGCAACGCCAGAAACTTTGTTGGCGATTGTTGACACACTGGCCTCCATCAAGCTGATGGTTGACTCCGGTGTGCATGCGAAATAGCCGCATGTCTCAACTGAGTGTCCCTCAGAGTTTTGGACCGTAG
Proteins encoded in this window:
- a CDS encoding fructose-bisphospatase II (encoded by transcript TGME49_247510~Product name based on PMID:18336823.); the protein is MRQCFIDEDFRLSLRFLATTSTVFFRRHCHTMAASGHPIPELGEFIIANKEKLRNTGQESEMNRLLTAIKLAAKVVNREINKAGLADILGAAGNQNVQGEEQQKLDVFANHKFIQALVNREVVCGICTEEDDDFIEVNRDAHFVMLMDPLDGSSNIDVNVSVGTIFSIYQRVSPLGSPPELRDFLQPGNAQIAAGYVLYGSSTMLVMTTGDGVNGFTLDPSLGTFFLSHRGMRFPEKARIYSVNEGNYKAFPDGVKKFLEECHDDKTGPFSLRYIGSLVSDFHRNLLQGGIYMYPPTKKDKKGKLRLLYEANPMAFLAEQAGGKATDGFDRIMDIQPSELHQRVPLMIGTARLVDRVDALMVEHSPECRLHANCLVGKNSS
- a CDS encoding hypothetical protein (encoded by transcript TGME49_247520~Signal peptide predicted by SignalP 2.0 HMM (probability 0.962) with cleavage site probability 0.890 at residue 35~Predicted trans-membrane domain (TMHMM2.0):12-35), which gives rise to MKTETRQRSRGGGKRLSLCVVFALVSISSVSFVTASDQKQGSQNPAGGKGGSGPHGGRRGRQRGVQGGGPPARPPSPSPEEEPIFGTFVKTDSGGVRGVADSGGNKGRGHHSPHPGPLPPPVPPRLPLRSSSPPSGPRAPKPQTETSVTYAELQFPQRPPRPPLPPPPGSHGSHSSPTTLGSGAARPHHSVPQPVFSIYATLNTPKPESPPPVPPPRSVSLLPPSLRSAYPHHPTEDSTGGRGSPSHTRDTGHKKD